One genomic segment of bacterium includes these proteins:
- a CDS encoding ATP-binding protein, with product MLYKRQIFPKLEAELNTKEITVITGMRRVGKTTALKHLFDLVGSKNKVMLDLENPLHRKVFEEENYDAVWNNLKPFGVAETEKAYIFIDEAQNLPELSRVVKYLYDHGNVKFILTGSSSYYLRNLFPESLAGRKMIFELFPLDFSEFLVFKGEGRVVENSFGGKAEKKNKIAYEKMLPLYDEYVEFGGFPSVVLEENYERKKLLLAEIFTSYFEKDAKNLADFRDMSKLRDLILLLTARVGSKIDVAKLASTLATSRETVYNYLGFLEQTYFITFLPKYSNSVDRQAAGSKKLFFCDSGIVNALGKVSQGQLFEQSVYQNLRGKHTLAYYSKRETNEVDFIVDAQIGLEVKLTSSKQDIARLKRDSEKLELKENYVVSHQYDDSEGVILATDL from the coding sequence ATGCTCTATAAACGACAAATATTCCCCAAACTTGAGGCGGAGTTAAATACCAAAGAAATCACTGTTATTACCGGAATGCGCCGTGTTGGCAAAACAACGGCGTTAAAACATCTTTTTGATTTGGTTGGTTCAAAAAACAAAGTGATGCTGGATTTAGAAAATCCGTTGCATCGAAAAGTCTTTGAAGAAGAAAACTATGACGCGGTGTGGAACAACCTTAAACCGTTTGGTGTTGCGGAAACGGAAAAGGCATATATTTTTATCGATGAAGCGCAGAATTTGCCGGAGCTAAGCCGTGTGGTTAAGTATTTATATGATCATGGCAATGTTAAATTTATTTTAACAGGCTCCAGTAGTTATTATTTGCGCAATCTTTTTCCGGAGTCGTTGGCCGGTCGAAAAATGATTTTTGAATTATTTCCATTGGATTTTTCAGAATTTTTGGTTTTTAAGGGGGAAGGGCGAGTAGTGGAAAATTCATTCGGTGGAAAAGCGGAGAAAAAAAACAAAATTGCGTATGAAAAAATGTTGCCGTTATATGATGAATATGTCGAATTCGGCGGATTTCCCTCGGTTGTGCTGGAAGAGAATTATGAGCGTAAAAAACTGCTGTTGGCGGAAATTTTTACATCCTACTTTGAAAAAGACGCGAAAAACTTGGCGGATTTTCGGGATATGTCCAAATTGCGCGATTTGATTCTGTTGTTAACCGCGCGCGTGGGTTCAAAAATAGATGTCGCAAAATTAGCCAGCACGCTGGCCACGTCTCGCGAAACCGTTTATAACTATCTCGGTTTTCTTGAACAGACCTATTTCATCACGTTTTTGCCCAAATATTCCAACAGTGTTGACCGCCAGGCGGCGGGAAGCAAAAAGTTATTTTTCTGTGATTCGGGGATTGTTAATGCGTTGGGAAAAGTTTCACAAGGGCAACTTTTTGAGCAAAGTGTTTATCAAAACTTGCGCGGGAAACATACGCTGGCTTATTACAGTAAAAGGGAAACAAACGAGGTAGACTTTATTGTTGATGCGCAAATTGGGCTGGAGGTAAAACTCACTTCTTCAAAACAGGACATTGCACGGCTTAAACGCGATAGTGAAAAACTGGAATTAAAAGAAAATTATGTCGTCAGTCATCAATACGACGATAGCGAGGGTGTTATTTTAGCAACGGATTTGTAG
- a CDS encoding nucleotidyltransferase domain-containing protein: MARATTIKLNPETLRVAQQYRRALSAAGIKVENFLVFGSQAKGTAQKSSDIDIAVVSSQFSRDYSSERVRLMRLGDKISLAIEPHPFHPDDLNDRWSTFAQEIKKYGIQVGE, translated from the coding sequence ATGGCTCGAGCAACAACTATAAAATTAAATCCCGAAACCTTGCGCGTTGCGCAACAATATCGGCGTGCTCTTAGTGCTGCTGGAATTAAGGTTGAAAATTTCCTCGTTTTTGGTTCGCAAGCGAAAGGCACGGCGCAAAAATCAAGCGATATTGATATTGCGGTAGTGTCATCGCAGTTCAGTCGTGACTACTCAAGTGAACGCGTTCGTTTGATGCGTTTGGGCGATAAAATATCTCTTGCAATCGAACCGCATCCTTTTCATCCGGACGATCTTAATGATCGTTGGAGTACATTTGCGCAAGAAATAAAAAAATACGGAATTCAAGTCGGCGAATAA
- a CDS encoding MBL fold metallo-hydrolase produces the protein MHLSWLGLSSFKMETKDAVLVMDPYGPKVSSKPLRAKADIVTISQFGDPIHGHIDAIQGEPFVIDHAGEFELKSIYIQGAEVPMKDAKKTSTVFWFDVEGMRVAHLGNLETIPSTEVMEKMDGLEVDILMVPVGGSGLELKQVMKLVNDIEPRIVIPMHYAQDGVNVGTKLNPVSAFMKEMGASNVKPIDRMLFKKKDLPGAEDTQVILFSA, from the coding sequence ATGCATCTTAGTTGGCTCGGACTTTCTTCGTTCAAAATGGAAACAAAAGACGCGGTTTTGGTGATGGATCCTTATGGTCCAAAAGTGTCCAGTAAGCCGTTAAGAGCGAAGGCGGATATTGTCACGATCAGTCAATTTGGCGACCCGATTCATGGTCATATCGATGCTATTCAAGGTGAACCGTTTGTGATCGATCACGCGGGCGAGTTTGAATTAAAAAGTATTTATATTCAAGGGGCGGAGGTGCCCATGAAAGACGCGAAAAAAACGTCTACCGTTTTTTGGTTTGACGTCGAGGGAATGCGGGTGGCGCATTTGGGCAATCTGGAAACCATTCCTTCCACGGAAGTGATGGAGAAAATGGATGGTTTGGAAGTGGATATTTTGATGGTCCCCGTTGGTGGAAGCGGTTTGGAATTGAAGCAGGTAATGAAACTCGTTAATGATATCGAACCGAGAATTGTTATTCCAATGCATTACGCGCAAGATGGGGTAAATGTTGGCACAAAGTTGAACCCTGTTTCGGCGTTTATGAAAGAAATGGGCGCGTCTAACGTGAAACCGATCGATCGGATGCTGTTTAAGAAAAAAGATTTACCCGGCGCGGAAGATACACAGGTAATTCTATTTAGTGCGTAA